In the genome of Mucisphaera calidilacus, one region contains:
- a CDS encoding ABC transporter permease, whose protein sequence is MPDTSTGAKRSDNGGGLMGLVFSLIADVVVTVVKLVILSAGVLVLIGLIAGAFLAAGTQLDPTWGPWVLWGGPVGLLVVYLVLTMRGGVYQHLMVRRYLRRRLPPLFAALTVMLCTAMVIVVISVMGGFLDLLSESAQRLTGDVVIDARSQEGFADYEAIIERLESLPEVESAVPVIEAYGLVRYRGQTLTVQVQGVDPERLNRVLDFERTLYWSTEDYLAAFDEQVARIIEMRGGLSEQGERLAKMQRHQLGSRDVTDASMALTPPDDWQPDEATRLPGMIMGVEVNPFSSRDPRGRYEFEYRSLEEEVTLTVVPITRSGAVLDPAVRRMVVVNEYKSGLYDVDANRVYVPFAMLQAMLRMDAYERFDEATGEPTGEVAPGRTHQVLLKAAEGVSPEDLRTVVYDETVKVQAELGQMQPLYIMTWQQRHARILNAVQNEKGMVTFLFVIISIVAVVMVAVTFYMTVLANIRDIGVIRAVGGSRTGVLNIFLGYGLAIGVVGGGLGLTLGGSIVIYLNEIQDVIHYFSGWRMWNPQTYFFDRIPNQVNPMEALAIVLGAVLSSVVGAALPAIMASRLDPVEALRHE, encoded by the coding sequence ATGCCTGACACATCGACCGGGGCGAAGCGCTCCGACAACGGCGGCGGCCTGATGGGGCTGGTGTTCAGCCTGATCGCTGACGTCGTGGTGACGGTGGTGAAGCTGGTGATCCTGTCGGCGGGGGTGCTGGTGCTGATCGGTCTGATCGCGGGCGCGTTTTTGGCGGCGGGGACGCAGCTGGATCCGACCTGGGGCCCGTGGGTGCTGTGGGGCGGTCCGGTGGGTCTGCTGGTGGTTTACCTGGTGCTGACGATGCGTGGGGGTGTGTATCAGCACCTGATGGTGCGTCGTTATCTGCGTCGTCGTCTGCCGCCTTTGTTTGCGGCGCTGACGGTGATGCTGTGCACGGCGATGGTGATCGTGGTGATCAGCGTGATGGGGGGTTTTCTCGATCTGTTGAGTGAGTCGGCGCAGCGTCTGACGGGTGACGTGGTGATCGACGCGCGTTCGCAGGAGGGCTTCGCGGACTACGAGGCGATCATCGAACGTCTGGAGTCGTTGCCTGAGGTTGAGTCGGCGGTGCCGGTGATCGAGGCGTACGGGCTGGTGCGTTATCGGGGCCAGACGCTGACGGTGCAGGTTCAGGGCGTGGACCCGGAGCGTCTGAACCGGGTGCTGGATTTCGAGCGGACGCTTTACTGGTCGACGGAGGATTACCTGGCGGCGTTTGATGAGCAGGTAGCGCGGATCATCGAGATGCGTGGCGGGTTGTCGGAGCAGGGTGAGCGGTTGGCGAAGATGCAGCGTCATCAGCTGGGGTCGCGTGACGTGACGGATGCTTCGATGGCGTTGACGCCTCCTGACGACTGGCAGCCGGACGAGGCAACGCGTCTGCCTGGCATGATCATGGGTGTGGAGGTGAACCCGTTCAGCAGCCGTGACCCTCGGGGTCGGTACGAGTTTGAGTACCGGTCGCTGGAGGAGGAGGTGACGCTGACGGTGGTGCCGATCACGCGTTCGGGTGCGGTGCTGGACCCGGCGGTGCGTCGGATGGTGGTGGTGAACGAGTACAAGTCGGGTTTGTACGACGTGGACGCGAACCGGGTGTATGTGCCGTTCGCGATGCTGCAGGCGATGCTGCGGATGGACGCGTACGAGCGGTTTGACGAGGCGACGGGCGAGCCTACGGGCGAGGTGGCGCCGGGTCGGACGCACCAGGTGCTGCTCAAGGCGGCGGAGGGCGTGTCGCCTGAGGATCTGCGGACGGTGGTTTATGACGAGACGGTGAAGGTGCAGGCGGAGCTGGGTCAGATGCAGCCGCTGTACATCATGACGTGGCAGCAGCGTCACGCTCGGATTCTGAATGCGGTGCAGAACGAGAAGGGGATGGTGACGTTTCTGTTCGTGATCATCTCGATCGTGGCGGTGGTGATGGTGGCGGTGACGTTTTACATGACGGTGCTGGCGAACATCCGTGACATCGGCGTGATCCGTGCGGTGGGCGGTTCGCGGACGGGTGTGCTGAATATTTTCCTGGGTTATGGGCTGGCGATCGGTGTGGTGGGTGGCGGTCTGGGGTTGACGCTTGGCGGGTCGATCGTGATCTATCTCAACGAGATCCAGGACGTGATTCACTACTTCAGCGGTTGGCGGATGTGGAATCCGCAGACGTATTTCTTTGACCGGATCCCGAACCAGGTGAACCCGATGGAGGCGTTGGCGATCGTGCTGGGGGCGGTGCTTTCGAGCGTGGTGGGAGCGGCGTTGCCGGCGATCATGGCGTCGCGGCTGGACCCGGTGGAGGCGTTGCGTCATGAGTAG
- a CDS encoding ABC transporter ATP-binding protein: protein MSRLRAEALTRVFRSGPKRLEVLRGVSLTIESGEWVAILGRSGSGKSTLLHLLGGLDRPNGGSVHFDEQDIRRIGINRYRNQHVGFVFQAYHLLAELSAIENVLLAAMIGPTPAGWGPRRGEARAEAVRLLELMGLGDRIDHRVERLSGGERQRVAIARALINRPALLLADEPTGNLDAQTSGEILDLLRKLHGEGQTIVLVTHDLGVAEAADRRLTLEAGNLVGNHE from the coding sequence ATGAGTAGGCTGCGTGCCGAGGCGTTGACGCGTGTGTTCCGTAGCGGCCCGAAGCGGCTGGAGGTTCTGCGTGGGGTGTCGCTGACGATCGAGTCGGGGGAGTGGGTAGCGATCCTGGGGCGGTCGGGTTCGGGCAAGAGCACGCTTTTGCACCTGCTGGGGGGGCTGGATCGTCCGAACGGCGGGTCGGTTCATTTTGACGAGCAGGACATCCGGCGGATCGGGATCAACCGGTATCGGAACCAGCACGTGGGGTTCGTGTTTCAGGCGTACCACCTGCTGGCGGAGCTGAGTGCGATCGAGAACGTGCTGCTGGCGGCGATGATCGGCCCGACGCCTGCGGGCTGGGGTCCGCGTCGTGGGGAAGCGCGTGCGGAGGCGGTTCGTCTGCTGGAGCTGATGGGTCTCGGGGACCGGATCGATCATCGTGTGGAGCGTCTGTCGGGTGGCGAGCGTCAGCGTGTGGCGATTGCGCGGGCGCTTATTAATCGTCCGGCGTTGCTGTTGGCCGATGAACCTACTGGCAACCTCGATGCCCAGACCAGCGGCGAGATTCTGGATCTTCTGCGCAAGCTTCACGGAGAGGGTCAGACCATCGTCCTGGTGACGCACGACCTCGGGGTGGCGGAGGCAGCGGATCGGCGTTTGACGCTCGAAGCCGGTAATCTGGTAGGCAATCATGAATGA
- a CDS encoding DUF5009 domain-containing protein: MNDHRDDKHDGDLTPQHPQDATPEEAAIPADQAADRPESGHPFGEPDARASEERPEPASVQRDLPQGYALVQPDTEARVAEPEGRLAEGEDEADQPEMVSPATPPARSYAVDALRGLAILGMCLSGIIAGGLWNGMYHGNFPRWLPGAFVQPAEAEPETDPALSDVEALDAALDTPASAAGGDGWQAVESVVFRDDWPSFTWVDWVFPMFLFAMGLAIPLAYAGRRSRGGSWWAYPFHSVWRFVILVGFALYARHVTAHFIDSSPDAATWCVVLIGFLVPFALFVRLPSGTRAGGRLALRLLGLTAAVSLLAFINLREGHEFTWKASWGGPNVDIIILLLAWASLATSLLWYVTRAVPWLRLMVGLPFAFVAHHQSMRSEWRVFPPSAEGAEGTIGDQLNQLVGPVWGGGWLNLTWLNDYLPGALPESVLDMSPLYNFGYFKFTWITIVGTVIGDIIVRRARKSVNEPERTIAGWGWGRVLLISLLMLSTIVGVFIGLNDYVETHLDLGFVSIANPYTALLALVPLALAVVLVQPATDLWDRHVRVLTWWGAAWVLIGLALCVLPGSAAGTEFAFFEGGIKKGPPSTLSWYSTSLGVSILLLAWWTMWVDARGVRWPLGLLIANGQNPMLAYVAIRNLLAPLVALPLLVPFVAPEVLAENAGLSSLNGWMTAYLEPGGPWSLFLWAVGKTLLLAVLVWMLTRARLVWRS; encoded by the coding sequence ATGAATGATCATCGCGATGACAAGCACGACGGCGATCTGACCCCCCAGCACCCACAAGACGCGACACCGGAGGAAGCGGCGATCCCTGCGGATCAGGCGGCTGATCGGCCGGAGTCGGGGCACCCGTTCGGGGAGCCGGATGCGCGGGCGTCGGAGGAGCGGCCTGAGCCGGCGTCGGTTCAGCGTGATCTGCCACAGGGGTATGCGTTGGTCCAGCCGGATACCGAGGCGCGGGTGGCGGAGCCTGAGGGGCGATTGGCGGAGGGAGAAGACGAGGCGGATCAGCCTGAGATGGTGTCGCCTGCGACGCCCCCTGCGCGTTCGTACGCGGTGGATGCGCTGCGTGGTCTGGCGATCCTGGGGATGTGTTTGTCGGGGATTATTGCGGGTGGTTTGTGGAACGGCATGTATCACGGGAACTTCCCGCGTTGGCTGCCCGGCGCTTTCGTGCAGCCTGCGGAGGCGGAGCCTGAGACGGATCCTGCGCTGAGTGATGTGGAGGCGTTGGATGCGGCGCTGGACACACCGGCGTCGGCGGCGGGGGGCGATGGTTGGCAGGCGGTCGAGTCGGTGGTGTTCCGAGATGACTGGCCCTCGTTCACGTGGGTGGACTGGGTGTTCCCGATGTTTTTGTTCGCGATGGGCTTGGCGATCCCGCTGGCCTATGCGGGTCGACGGTCGCGTGGTGGTTCATGGTGGGCGTACCCGTTCCATTCGGTGTGGCGGTTCGTGATTCTGGTGGGATTTGCGTTGTATGCGCGTCACGTGACGGCGCATTTCATTGACAGTTCGCCTGACGCGGCGACGTGGTGCGTGGTGCTGATCGGATTCCTGGTGCCGTTCGCGTTGTTCGTGCGGTTGCCGAGTGGCACGCGTGCGGGCGGGCGATTGGCTCTGCGTCTGCTGGGGCTGACGGCGGCGGTGTCGCTGCTGGCCTTCATCAATCTGCGTGAGGGTCATGAATTCACGTGGAAGGCGTCATGGGGCGGTCCGAACGTGGACATCATCATTCTGTTGCTGGCGTGGGCGTCGCTGGCGACGTCGCTGCTGTGGTACGTGACGCGAGCGGTGCCGTGGCTGCGTCTGATGGTGGGTTTGCCGTTTGCGTTCGTGGCGCATCACCAGTCGATGCGGAGTGAGTGGCGTGTGTTCCCGCCGAGCGCGGAGGGAGCGGAGGGAACGATCGGTGATCAGTTGAATCAGCTGGTGGGCCCGGTGTGGGGCGGGGGCTGGCTGAACCTGACGTGGTTGAATGACTATCTGCCGGGGGCGTTGCCTGAGAGCGTGCTGGACATGAGCCCGCTTTACAACTTCGGGTATTTCAAGTTCACGTGGATCACGATCGTGGGGACGGTGATCGGGGACATCATTGTGCGTCGGGCGCGCAAGAGTGTGAACGAGCCGGAGCGGACGATCGCGGGCTGGGGCTGGGGTCGTGTGCTGCTGATCTCGCTGCTGATGCTGTCGACGATCGTGGGCGTGTTCATCGGGTTGAACGACTACGTGGAGACGCACCTGGATCTGGGGTTTGTGTCGATCGCGAATCCGTACACGGCGTTGCTGGCTTTGGTGCCGCTGGCGTTGGCGGTGGTGCTGGTTCAGCCGGCGACGGATTTGTGGGATCGTCACGTGCGTGTGCTGACGTGGTGGGGTGCGGCGTGGGTGTTGATCGGTCTGGCGTTGTGCGTGCTGCCGGGGTCTGCGGCGGGGACGGAATTTGCGTTCTTTGAGGGCGGGATCAAGAAGGGGCCGCCGAGCACGCTGAGCTGGTACAGCACGTCGTTGGGCGTGAGCATTCTGCTGCTGGCGTGGTGGACGATGTGGGTGGATGCGCGGGGAGTTCGCTGGCCGCTGGGTCTGCTGATCGCGAACGGTCAGAACCCGATGCTGGCGTACGTGGCGATCCGGAACCTGCTGGCTCCGCTGGTGGCGTTGCCGTTGCTGGTGCCGTTTGTTGCTCCGGAGGTGTTGGCGGAGAACGCGGGTCTGTCGAGTCTCAACGGCTGGATGACGGCGTATCTGGAGCCGGGCGGGCCGTGGAGCCTGTTCCTGTGGGCGGTCGGCAAGACGTTGCTGCTGGCGGTTCTGGTGTGGATGCTGACGCGGGCGCGTCTGGTGTGGCGTAGCTGA